The Piliocolobus tephrosceles isolate RC106 chromosome 10, ASM277652v3, whole genome shotgun sequence nucleotide sequence NNNNNNNNNNNNNNNNgccgggcgtggtggctcacacctgtaatcccagcactctgggaggctcaggtgggcggatcacctgaggtcaggagttcgagaccagcctggccaacatggtgaaaccctgtctctactaaaatacaaaaattagctgggcgtgatggcaggtgcctgtaatcccagctactcaggaggctgagacaggagaatcacttgaaccctggagacggtggttgcagtgagccgagatcacgccactgcactctagcctgggtggctgagcgaggctctgtctttaaaagaaaaaaaaaagacagcactGCAAAGGGTGAGGTGGTGCCAGGCCACAGAATCCCGGACACCTCCCAGCCAGGGCTGGAGCTGTGGCGTGCCCACACAGAGGGCCTCTACTGAGCGCTCATCAAGGGCTGCCGTGGACTTCAGGGTGGGGGGAGCCGAGTTGGCCTTGTTAATAAGAAGCAAGAGTTTGTGCCGGGCAGAGTGAAGGCTGCGGTGGGACAGGATGCAGGTCTGCTAAATCTTGCAGCAGATGAGCAGAAGGGAAGGACGCACTTGCTTCCCTAAAGCATGGTCTGCAAACACAAGAAAGCTTGCCCTGTTCCCGGACCAGGAGCCATGTTGTGCCCCCGACTGTTTGTGTTGGCTCTGCTGAATGCAGCCATGGAAGCTGTTGCTGGCCAGGGCAGGGAGGCCGTAGCTGGCCGGGATGACGTGGCTGAAGCTGGTTAGGGTGGAGTATTTTCTGACTGCACAGATAAAGCTCAAGAATGGGACAGCTGGGGCTCATCTGAAGGGTGGGGTCAGTCCTGACCTGACTGCCATGTTGGGCCCAGGCTGTGGGTCCAGGAGGGTGGGGCATAATAGAGCCTGTTGTTGGCCAGATGGGCTGGGGCAAAATTGCAGTTCAGAGCCTCTTGTATACCTCCACTGAGGCTGAAGACAGCAGCCAGGGCGGGCGTAGCGCCAGGGCTTGGGTCCTGGGCAACCGGGTGGGATCAGGGCTGCTGGGTTTGGACACCAGGTGGGCCTTGGAGAGATGCCCTACCCGCCGAGTGCTTCACTGCTGGGGCCCCTTGGCTGGCCAGCCTGGCTGCGGGTGGGGTGGCAGCCAGCAGCAGGGCAGGGACCATGCCTCTTGGCAATGCCTGGGCTTCTTCATGCCCAGCTCGACCCCAGGGCCACATGTGCAAGCAGTCTGCTGATTCCGCTCGGGAAGGTCCCTCCTTGTCACAGGTGCTCCTCACCAACCCTAGTTCCGACCTTGTATTGCTCCCACTCCATCCGCCTCTAGGCCCATCTGTGGGCTCCTGCCAGAATTCCCTTTAGGAAGCCCAGGGCTGGTTGTTTGCAGGCCCCAAACCCCAGGCCTTTGGGAGACTCAGCCTCCCTGGCTTTGTGCTGGGGCATCTGGCCTCGTCCCAGCTTCCCTCTGCGCATCTCCTACCTGCCGTGTTCGGTCCCAGCAGAAAAACCCCCATTCCACTACTACGGTCTTTCTATGATCACTCCCGTTTCCATGGGCCCCCGTACTGCTCAGCACTCTCTGCACAGTTGTAATGAATGGGTCACGCAGCAAGGCGGTGGTGTGTGTGATGGCGGTGGTGTTGCTTTGAGGGCCTGCTGTGTGCACTGTTCTAGACCAGGAGATTCCACAGTAAACTAGACCAGCCCCTGGGACTCATGGGGCTTATCTTCAAATGGGGAGTAATTAACCACAAAAAAgacaccagctacttgggaggctgacgtgggaggattacttgaaagCAGGAGTTCagcaccaacctgggcaacatcgtgagaccccatcttttttggttggttggttggttggtttttgagacagagtttcacattgtcacctggcctggagtgcaatggcgcgatctcggctcactgcaacctccacctcccgggttcaaatgattctcctgcctcagtctcccaagtactgagattacaggcgcgcaccaccacgcccagctaattttttgtattttcagtagagatggtgtttcactatgttggccaggctggtctcaaaacgcctgaccttgtgatccacccacctcggcctcccaaagtgctgggattacaggcgtgagccactgagcctggctgtgagaccccatcttaaaaaataattaaaaagaccaggcgtgggggctcacacctgtaatcccagcactttaggaggctgaggcgggcggatcatgaggtcaggaaatggagaccatcctggctaacacagtgaaaccccatttctactaaaaatacaaaaaattagctgggcatggtgatgggcgcctgtggtcccagctacttgggaggctggggcaggagaatggcgtgaacacaggaggcggagctgggactccaggcatccgccaccacgcctggccaattttttgtatttttagtagaaacggggtttcaccatgttagtcaggatggtctcgatctcctgactttgtgatccgcctgcctcagcctcccaaagggctgggattacagacacatctttcttttttttaaccttcttgaCCTTTATCTtccatatcttttaagtggaaaatttagtccatttatgtgaaaggttaatattgatatgtgaggttttgttaGGTATGTTACTATTAAGTAAGTTTATGGGaaggttttttgggtttttgtttgtttctttttgagacggagtcttgctctgtctcccaggctggagtgcagtagtgcgatttTGGCCTACTGCAaacgccacctcctgggttcaaacgattctcctgcctcagcctcctgagtagctgggattacaggcatgtaccaccatgcccaactaatttttgtgtttttagtagagacggggtttcgccacgttggccaggctggtctcaaactcctaacctcaagtgatccgcccacctcagcctcccaaagtgctgggatagcagacgtgagccaccatgcctggtcacgttttctgtttttttaagacagggtctcactctgttgcccaggctggagtgcagtggcgcaatcatggctcactgcagcctcagcctcctgggctccagcaatcctccttcctcagcctctagagtagctaggaccaaaggtgtgtgccaccacacccagcttatttattttttgtagggacagggtctggatctgttgcttaggctggtctcttaacttcTGTCCTTAAGCGATCCTTCCTCCTGGTCCTCCTGATATGTTAGGATTATAGGAgagagccatcgcacctggcttcatttacattttaaaagacccCTCTGGCTGCCCTGTGGAGAACTCAGTGTTCTCTGGGGTCAGAGTGGAAGCCTGGTGACTAGCGAGGGGGCGGGGCCGTGGCTGGGCTGCTGGGCAGCAGTGGGAATGGAGATGGAGAGGAGGTGGCAGGATTTGGGACTGTCCTTGAGGTTACTCATTCACAATTGTTCCCAGCACAGACTGCAGGGCCTGGCACGTTGCAGGTGTGGACTgagtgcctggaaaagctgcaagcTGGTTTGGACCTCTGTGTAGGGGGAGTGGGTTGAGCTCAGCAGTTGGTGTCAGGCTCCTGACATGTGCCATCTGGTTTGGTGAAAGTCTGTGCCAGCAAGACATGCTGGTTTGGGGTGAGCCACACTGGTTTGGAGCTTCTAGTCTGTCTTCATTTGGTTCCCTTTTGCTCCGTAGTATCTGTGCGATGGCAGAACAGTAGAACCCAGGGATAGGGATGGAGGTAGGTGCAGGAGGGGTGGCCTTAGAGGAGAGGTGGATCCCTGGGTGCCCCCTTCCTGTTCTCTGTTCAGGGCTGCATTGACCCTCGGGATTGGAGGCCCTCTTCCCATCCATGGTGGTGGCCTCCATACAGGTGAACCTCTGAGATCCTAAACATTTTGATAGCAGTATGTGCCATCAGACCAGAGGGATGTGGACCACGTGTGTCCCATCCAAAGGGCACAGCCTCTGATCTGCTGtacccaattttctttttttttttttgagacggagtcttgctctgtcacccaggctggagtgcagtggcacaatctcagctcactgcaacctccgcctcccaggttcaagcgattctcctgcctcagcctccctagtaactggggctacaggctcctgccaccacacctggctaatttttgtatctttaatagtgacagggttttaccatatttgccaggctggtctcgaactcctgaccttacgatccgcctgccttggcctcccaaagtgttgggattacaggcatgagccaccacacctggcccgctGTACCTGATTTTCTATGAAGTCAAAGGCCTGATTTTCAGGTGTGGGCAAGTTGGACATTTTTTAACATGCTGCATGGGCAACAGAACATATCTATAAGCCCCATTCTGTTCTTGGGTCCTCACTGTTTCCCCCCGATCCAGTTGAACCTCAGGTGACAGATCTTCCACAACAGATGGGTGATGAGGAAAGGAGGGATACTTGGGAGCTTTGCCATCAGTGGGGACCCGTCATCCCCAGTGATGCCAAATGAGGCCGACTGTGGCCCTGTGGGCATGGCCTGGGGCAGTCAGGGCTCAAGACCATGAAGCCACCCGCGACAGGCCTGGGAGAGGATACTgatgctgcttttctttctctccacccagtctgaagagaggaaaagaatagATGAATTGATTGAgagtggaaaggaagaagggatgaAGGTAAGGGGCTGCTTACTTGCTGCATCGTAGCTGAAGCTGGAAGAGCTCACCTTCCCTGGTCCTGTGGCTGAGAGTGGCCACCATGTGGCTTTAACCCTCTAATGGCCATGGTGACCAGGCAGACTCTCTTAGGTTGTCAAAGAGCCAAATACTAAAACTTGTTAAGGAAATGTCTTATGAAGGAAACATAAATGGACTTTGTATATAAATGCTATCCAGGGGAAACTTTTCTTAGAAATTGTGGTTAAAAAATTCAGTGACTTTTTGTACATTCACAATGCAATGCAACCATCATCCCTGtctaatttcagaattttttcatcCTCCCAAACGGAAACCCTTACCCATTACTTAGCACTGCCCACCATCCCTGCCTGTCCCCTGGCCAGCCCCTGACAGCCACTCAGCCGCTTTCTGTCTCAGTGGAATTGATCTTCTGTACACTTCATATACATGGGATTATACAATATTTAGCTGATGCCCaggaaaacttttaaaaggagaaactaatacatttttaaactgcGTTTTCCTAGATAGTGACAATGGCCAAGAAATGTGCTTTTCTCTTACTGTATTTCAAACATACGCAGTTTGGGCAAGAGGAGAACTCTCCACGGGGGGCTCAGATGGGCCTAGACTAGGGCTCAGGGCTCAGAAAGCTTCTGCTTCCACCCACCACCTGGGGAGATTCCAGCTTAAGTCCTGGGCCCCTAACAGCAACCCCATCCAACTCCATGTAGAATAGAGTGAGGAGACACAGGAGAGAAACTGTGGAAGGCGGCAGAGACCCAGACCACTGGGCCTGCTGTTCCCCTAGGAAGGCATAGCGCACAGCCCCTAGACAGAGAAACCAAGTGTGTGGATTTGAGCTGTGTCACTGcctagctgtgtggcctcagaCACGTGGCTGTgcctctttaagcctcagtttcctcatctacaaaatggggcaGTCTCCACCTAGCAGATCTCTCACGAGCTCTGATATAACTGCTTTGCAGATGAGCACCAAGGAATCACGTTTGTGGAGTGAGGGAAATGTTCTAGAGCTGGCCTGTAGTGACGGTTGCACAGGTGTATGCACTTCATAAAACCCATCAACCTGTACATGTAAAGCAAATGAATTTTATGGCATAGCTCAGTACAGCTGTTAAAGATTGGGGTAAGCCCCCAGCTCCCCGGAGACCTGCCGTGGACAGTGGCATCCGTTGCTATTATGAACCAACACACTCTCTTATCACTTCCTGACAGATTGACCTCATCGATGGCAAAGGCAGGGGTGTGATTGCCACCAAGCAGTTCTCCCGAGGTGACTTTGTGGTGGAATACCACGGGGACCTCATCGAGTTCACCGATGCCAAGAAACGGGAGGCTCTGTACGCACAGGACCCTTCCACGGGCTGTTACATGTACTATTTTCAGTATCTGAGCAAAACCTATTGGTGAGTCCACTGTTGCTTTGAGTGGCTTTTCTGTCCTCTGGGCAGTGAGGAAAGGCCAAAGGGCCAGGAACTCCTAATTCTGTTTGGTGGCCAGtcttctggttttgttgttgttgactttttttttttttttgagacagagtcttgctctgttgcctagcctggagtgcagtggcatgatctcagctcactgcagcctcctctcggcctcaaggaattctcctgcctcagcctctggagtagcccggctaatttttttttttttttgcatttttagtagagatggacttttgccacattggccaagctggtcttgaacaacctcagacgatccacctgccttggtcttccaaagtgctaggattacaggcgtgagccactgtgcctggcctgttattGCCTTTTTTCAAAGCTGTGATGCAGCTATCCCCTGCTTCCcttttttttgagtctcaatctgtcgcccaagctggagtgcagtgacacaaccttggctcactgcaacctcctcctcctgggttcaagggattctcctgcctcagcctcccatagagctgggattacaggtatgtgtcaccacgcccagctagtttttgtatttttttttagtagagatggggtttcattatgttggccaggctggtctgacctcagatggtccgcccgcctcagcctcccaaagcgctgggatttcaggtgtgagccactgcgcctggctcccGCTTCcctcgagacggagtctcgctctgttgcccaggctggagtgcagtggcacaatcttggctcactgcaacctctgcctcccaggttcaagtgattctcctgcctcagcctcttgagtagctgggactacacacacatgccaccatgcctggctagttttttgtatttttagtagagaaagtttcattgtgttagccagaatagtctcgatctctcaaccttgtgatccacctgccttagtctcctaaagtgctgggattacaggcatgagccactgtgcctggccaccagcTTCCCATTTTTAATCTTTGGAATTGGAGCTGTCCTGGATGTTATCTCATCCAACGAAGGGGAGAAGTGGACTAGTCACATGGAAACCTGTTAAGCAGCTCACTTGGCTCTCCTTCAGGGCATTTGGCCAGAGCAGCTCTGGAAATCACTAATTGCTTTTTCCTGGCTATGACCAGTGgcgttgagttttttttttttttgagatggagtttcacttttgttgtccaggctggagggcagtggcatgatcttggctcactgcaacctccacttcccaagttcaagtgattctcctgcctcagcctcccgagtaactgggattacaggcaagcaccaccatgcccagctaattttatatttttagcacagacaggaccatgctggccaggctggtttcgaaatccagacctcaggtaatccacctgcctcagcctcccaaagtgctgggattacaggcgtgagccaccacacctggcagggttgatttttttaatctatgtattTGTTTTGGGAAACTCTACCATTTCCTCCTGTGCCTCCATAAAGAGCCGTTTGGGTCCcaccccatccccccacccaGGTCCTGTGCAGGCTCTCAAATATAGCTTTGTGGGCCAGGCGTGggtgctcatgcctgtgatcccagccctttgggtggctgaggtggatgcatcatgaggtcaggagtttgagaccaacatggcgaaactccgtctctactaaaaatacaaaaaaattagcctggcgtggtggcgcacgcttctaatcccagtgactcaggaggctgaggcaggagaattgccttaacccgggaggcagaggttgcggtgagctgagatcgggccactgcactccagcttaggcgacagagcaagactctgtctcagggaaaaaaaaaaatagctttgtgaattgggccaggtgcagtggctgatgcctgtaatcccagtacttttggaggctgaggcaggaagattgatagaacccaggagtttgagacttgggcaacatagggatatATCCTGCCTCGCAACATAGGGATATattctgcctctacaaaaatttaaaaaatttttaaaaattagccagccttggtggtgaacacctgtagtcctagcagctcaggagcctgaggtaggatgatcacttgagcctaggaggttgaggttacaatgagccgtgatcgtcccactgcactctagcctgggtgacagagcgagaccctgtctcaaaaaatacatttaaaaaaaatgctggccgtgcgtggtgcctcacacctgttatcccagcactttgggaggccaaggtgggcggattacgtgaggtcaggagttcgagaccagcctgaccaacatggtgaaaccatgtttctgctaaaaatacaaaaattagctgggcatattggtgtgcacctatagtcccagctacttgggaggctgagacaggagaatctcttgacaggagaatctcttgaagctgggaggtggaggttgcagtgagccaagatcgtgccaatgcactccagcccgggcaacagagtgagactctgtctcaaaaaaaaagaaatcccgtctctactaaaaatacaaaaattagctgggtgtggtggcgcatgcctgtagtcccagctacttgggaggctgaggcagaagaaacgcttgaacctgggaggcagaggttgcagtgagccgagatcacgccactgcactccagcctgggcgacagagcgacgagactccctctcaaaaaaaaaacagacctggtggctcatgcttgtaatctcaaaaactcaggaggccaaggccagaggatcacttgagcccaggagttggagaccagcctgggcaatgtagggagaccttgtctctacaaaaacaattaaaaattagcctgatgttgtggcatgtacctgtggtcaaagatactggggaggctgaggtaggaggatgacttgagcctgggaggtggaggaggctgcagtgagccgtgatcgcgccactgctctccagcctgggtgacacagcgagacaccctctaaaaaggaagaagaaaatagctTCATGAATGGAATCTTTCCAAAACACGTGGCTTTAAATCAACATCCCTCCAGAGCTGAGCACAAGTGTGACTCTCTTTAACCCTCTTTATCAATTTAATCCTCTctggctctccctcccctccagcGTGGATGCAACTAGAGAGACGAATCGCCTAGGAAGACTGATCAATCATAGCAAATGTGGGAACTGCCAAACCAAACTGCACGACATTGACGGCGTACCTCACCTCATCCTCATCGCCTCCCGAGACATCGCGGCTGGGGAGGAGCTCCTGTATGACTATGGGGACCGCAGCAAGGCTTCCATTGAAGCTCACCCGTGGCTGAAGCATTAACCGGCTGACcccacaccctccccaccccaccttcccTTCTGCAAAGGACAAAGTGCCCTCAAAgggaattgaatttttttttttacacacttACTTAATCTTAGCGGATTActtcagatgtttttaaaaagtatattaagaTGCCTTTTCACTGTAGTATTTAAATATCTGTTACAGGTTTCCAAGGTGGACTTGAACAGATGGCCTTATATTACCAAAACTTTTATATTCTagttgtttttgtactttttttgcaTACAAGCCGAACGTTTGTGCTTCCCGTGCATGCAGTCAAAGACTCAGCACAGGTTTTAGAGGAAAGAGTCAAACATGAACTAGGAAGCCAGGTGAGTCTCCTTTCTCCAGTGGAAGAGCCGGGACCTTCCCCCTGCACCCCTGACATCCAGGGACGGGGTGTGAGGAAGACGCTGCCTCCCAATGGCCTGGACGGGATGTTTCCAAGCTCTTGTTCTCCTCATGTCTCGACAGGCGCTCACTGAAGtgtatgaatattttttaaaaaggttttgcaGTAAACTAGTCTTCCCCTCTGCTTTCTCGAAAGCTTACTGAGCCCTGGGCCCCGAGCCTGGGCCGGGCGTAGATTTCCTCTTCCACAAGCTGCCGCTTTTCTGGGCACCTTGAAGCATCAGGGCGCGAAATCGAACTAGATGTGGGCAGGGAGAGCGTTGCTTACCTGCCCTGCGGGGGCAGGGTTTCCTGAAACTGGGTTAATTCTTTATAGAAATGTGAacactgaatttatttaaaaaaataataataaaaatttaaaaaataaaaattaaaaaaaaaaaaaaaccacagaaaacAACTTACATGTATATAGGTCTTGAAGTGAGTGAagtggctgctttttttttctttttcttttgctttttttttgctttttgtagaaGAGATTGAGAATGGTACTCTaatcaaaaataaagttttgtagTGGGACCAGAAATTACTTACCTAACATCCATCCCCATTTCCCCTCATCCTGCTGGGGTTGAAGGTTCCAGACCTGCTGTCAAGGCCTTGTGTTTGTCAGACACCCGGCATCCTTCTGCAAGGACGCAACTGTGAGCTGAGGTGTGAGCCTAGGAGCCCAGGACCCCTGACCCCAGCCGCTGCTGCCAGCCTCAGAAAGGCACCCAGGTGTGCAGGGGAGCACGCAGGGCCTGGTGGCCCCCAGGAATCACAGATAGGGCTAAGGTTTTCACCTTAACTGTGAAGGCAGGAGGAGTACATGGCTGCCTCCTCCCGTCCTTCACAGAACTGATCCTCACTCTCTGTCCCTTCAGCCCAGGGGGCCAGGGCTCAGGAGCCATGACCTGGTGTCTCCTGCCTACCCTGGTCCCAGGTAAATGTGAATGGAGACAGGTATGAGAGCCCGTCCTAGTCTTTGattccccccaaccccaccttGGGCCTCACGACGGTGCTACCTAAGAAagtcttcccccccccccccccccccgcccggtCAGTGGGCAGCAAATTGGAAGAGGATCCGACAGGAGTGTAAATGTG carries:
- the KMT5A gene encoding N-lysine methyltransferase KMT5A, giving the protein MLLFFLSTQSEERKRIDELIESGKEEGMKIDLIDGKGRGVIATKQFSRGDFVVEYHGDLIEFTDAKKREALYAQDPSTGCYMYYFQYLSKTYCVDATRETNRLGRLINHSKCGNCQTKLHDIDGVPHLILIASRDIAAGEELLYDYGDRSKASIEAHPWLKH